GCCGCGCACGGCACCGTCACCCGGCACTACCGGCAGTACCAGAAGGGCGAGAAGACCTCCACCAACCCGATCGCCTCGATCTACGCCTGGACCCGGGGCCTGGCCCACCGGGGCAAGCTGGACGGCACCCCCGCGGTCACCGAGTTCGCCAACACGCTGGAGCAGGTCATCGTGGAGACCGTCGAGGGCGGCCAGATGACCAAGGACCTGGCGCTGCTCATCTCGCGGGACGCCCCGTGGCTGACCACCGACGAGTTCATGAGCGCGCTCGACGAGAACCTGTCCCGCAAGCTCGCGGCCTGAGATGTAAGGAAGGGCCCCTTCTTAACGCCTCGCGTTGTGGAAGGGGCCCTTATTAACACCTCCCCCCGCCTTCACGCGGCGCGCAGCAGCTCGGCGGCGCGCTCGGGGGCGATGTCGTTGATGAAGACGCCCATGCCGGACTCCGAACCGGCCAGGTACTTCAGCTTGTCCTTCGCCCGCCGGACGCTGAACAACTGCAGGTGCAGGTGGCCCAGCTCCCGGTCGACCCGCACCGGTGCCTGGTGCCAGGCCGCGATGTAGGGCATCGGCATCTCGAACAGCCCGTCGAAGCGGCGCAGCAGGTCGAGGTAGAGCGGCCCGAAGGCGTCCCGCTCGGCGTCGTCGAGCGCCGGGATGTCCGGCACCGGCCGGTGCGGGGCCAGGTGCACCTCGAACGGCCAGCGGGCCGCCGCCGGCACGTACGCGGTCCAGTGCTCGTTGCTCGCCACCACCCGGTCGCCGGCGGCGCGCTCGGCGGCCAGCACGTCGGCGTAGAGGTTGCCCCCGGTGCGTTCGGCGTGCCGCCGGGCGGCGGCGAGCAGGCTCCGGGTCCGCGGGGTGACGAAGGGATACGCGTAGATCTGCCCGTGCGGGTGGTGCAGCGTCACCCCGATCTCCACGCCCCGGTTCTCGAACGGGAACACCTGCTCCACGCCGGGCAGCGCGCTCAGCGCGGCGGTGCGGTCGGCGAGCGCGTCCAGCACCGTCCGCACCCGCAGCGGGGAGAGCCGGGCGAACGAGGCGTTGTGGTCGTCGGTGAAGCAGACCACCTCGCACCTGCCGACCCCGGGGCGGACCGGGGTGAACGGCGTGATCTCGGCGGGCTCCTCGGCCACCCGCTGGCTCAGCGACGGGAACCGGTTCTCGAAGACGACCACGTCGTACTCCGGCGCCGGGATCTCGCTGTGCCGGTCACCGCGGGAGGGGCAGAGCGGGCACTGGTCGGCCGGGGGCAGGAAGATGCGGGT
The genomic region above belongs to Micromonospora sp. WMMD1128 and contains:
- the galT gene encoding galactose-1-phosphate uridylyltransferase, with translation MKRTQIELADGRELIYFDERDDTVRDQPDRRELPPPPPASQLRYDPLTDEWVAVAVHRQTRIFLPPADQCPLCPSRGDRHSEIPAPEYDVVVFENRFPSLSQRVAEEPAEITPFTPVRPGVGRCEVVCFTDDHNASFARLSPLRVRTVLDALADRTAALSALPGVEQVFPFENRGVEIGVTLHHPHGQIYAYPFVTPRTRSLLAAARRHAERTGGNLYADVLAAERAAGDRVVASNEHWTAYVPAAARWPFEVHLAPHRPVPDIPALDDAERDAFGPLYLDLLRRFDGLFEMPMPYIAAWHQAPVRVDRELGHLHLQLFSVRRAKDKLKYLAGSESGMGVFINDIAPERAAELLRAA